The following proteins come from a genomic window of Panicum hallii strain FIL2 chromosome 8, PHallii_v3.1, whole genome shotgun sequence:
- the LOC112903616 gene encoding predicted GPI-anchored protein 58 yields MAEAERQSRAPPPPPQRQQLEEARRPSPEQQIPPLPPTTRRPAMPPPPTEPRPQTLPPPPEAPAAGDLHQRPLPSDASSTFAGAAPAGGSGPQPVPSSSPAGGSATTPAGTPPAPAPIASGPRGSEPEGATPRRPETAHQEEAAGPTATTEAPAAAVPEAAGVLEAVTLEAAEVPEAVAPEAAEVTSTTAPPAQKEEPEVVLGRRLLPSPAEIPLPRLFAKSQQVQEELEAGIHQEWERLSNWERHLGDRINTVFARYAGERT; encoded by the exons ATGGCGGAGGCGGAGAGGCAGAGCAgggctccaccacctccgccgcagcgCCAGCAGCTGGAGGAGGCGCGACGGCCTTCTCCGGAGCAGCAGATTCCTCCGCTGCCACCGACGACGCGGCGCCCAGCGATGCCACCACCACCGACAGAGCCAAGACCACAAaccctgcccccgccgccagAAGCGCCAGCTGCCGGGGACCTCCAccaaag GCCCCTTCCATCGGACGCATCGAGCACGTTCGCCGGGGCCGCACCAgctggggggtccgggccccagCCAGTACCTTCATCTTCCCCTGCTGGGGGGTCGGCGACAACTCCAGCAGGGACTCCGCCCGCGCCAGCACCAATAGCTTCTGGACCCAGAGGTTCGGAGCCGGAGGGTGCCACACCCCGAAGGCCCGAAACCGCCCACCAGGAGGAGGCCGCCGGACCTACTGCGACGACCGaggcgccagcagcagcagtgcCGGAGGCAGCGGGGGTGCTGGAGGCGGTGACACTGGAGGCCGCGGAGGTGCCAGAGGCAGTAGCACCGGAGGCCGCAGAGGTCACCAGCACCACCGCTCCACCCGCGCAGAAGGAggagccggaggtggtgctggggaggcGCCTTCTCCCGAGCCCAGCGGAGATTCCCCTCCCCCGCCTCTTTGCCAAGAGCCAACAAGtgcaggaggagctggaggcaggCATCCACCAGGAGTGGGAGAGGCTCTCCAACTGGGAGCGCcacctgggggaccgcatcaacaccGTCTTCGCCCGCTACGCTGGGGAGCGCACCTAG